The following proteins are encoded in a genomic region of Flammeovirga pectinis:
- the apaG gene encoding Co2+/Mg2+ efflux protein ApaG: MEIAITDGIKVTVNTFFLPEYSVPAERHYVFSYQIRIENLSAYTVQLLTRNWDIIDITGTNRTVKNGNGVIGKNPVILPGDHFEYTSGCHFVSPIGKMSGSYKMQRVNDKKVFEVEIPEFTLMPSFSKN, translated from the coding sequence ATGGAAATAGCAATAACAGATGGAATTAAAGTAACTGTCAATACTTTTTTCTTACCAGAATACTCAGTACCAGCTGAGAGACATTACGTATTTAGTTATCAAATACGCATAGAAAATTTAAGTGCTTACACGGTTCAATTACTTACTCGTAATTGGGATATCATTGATATTACTGGCACTAACAGAACAGTAAAAAATGGAAATGGTGTAATTGGTAAAAATCCAGTTATTTTACCTGGAGATCATTTTGAATACACTTCTGGATGCCATTTTGTATCACCGATAGGAAAAATGAGTGGCTCATACAAAATGCAAAGAGTAAATGATAAAAAAGTTTTTGAAGTAGAAATTCCTGAATTTACACTTATGCCCAGTTTTAGCAAAAACTAA
- the hutH gene encoding histidine ammonia-lyase gives MNKIFNYGIDHLTVNIALDIARGKVKAVLNKTAKEKVVKSQAYVQEIVDRGDVVYGINTGFGPLCTTKISEKDTSTLQHKILQSHSVGVGEVIPKEVSKIMLITKVHALAQGFSGISLTTLERIIWHVDKDIVPTVPKQGSVGASGDLAPLSHLFLPLIGLGEVYTEDGSKAIASDVLSRLGMKSLQLGPKEGLALINGTQFILAHAVKVVEKLANALDTADVIGAMSLEGLMGSSRPFEPELHAIRPYKGSLLVASRLRNMLAGSEILASHVDCDRVQDPYSLRCMPQVHGASRNAWLHLKELVEIELNSVTDNPIILNADNAISGGNFHGQPLAIPLDYAGVAAAELGNIADRRNYMMIEGRFGLPKLLMANVGLNSGFMIPQYTSAALVTENKTLCFPASADSVPTSLGQEDHVSMGSISGRKTLQIIKNLEQIQAVELLYAAQALDFRRPLKSSPIIEATHAYVRERVSHADEDRVLAYDIKAMHDIVSSGALVKIANEVAEKEQLDLNGEFKAEFEY, from the coding sequence ATGAACAAAATTTTCAATTACGGTATTGATCATCTAACCGTAAATATTGCATTAGATATAGCAAGAGGTAAAGTAAAAGCAGTTTTAAATAAAACGGCCAAAGAAAAGGTAGTTAAAAGCCAAGCTTATGTACAAGAAATTGTAGACAGAGGTGATGTTGTCTATGGAATTAATACTGGCTTTGGACCTTTATGTACAACTAAAATTTCTGAAAAGGATACATCTACATTACAACATAAAATTCTTCAGAGCCATAGTGTTGGTGTTGGAGAAGTGATACCTAAAGAAGTATCAAAAATTATGTTGATAACTAAGGTGCATGCACTTGCTCAGGGCTTTTCGGGTATATCACTTACAACGTTAGAAAGAATTATTTGGCATGTTGATAAAGACATTGTACCTACTGTTCCCAAACAAGGTTCAGTTGGAGCATCAGGAGATTTAGCACCACTTTCGCACTTATTTTTACCTTTAATCGGGTTGGGTGAAGTGTATACAGAAGATGGCTCTAAAGCAATTGCATCTGATGTATTAAGTAGATTAGGAATGAAATCTTTACAATTAGGACCAAAAGAAGGCTTGGCACTAATTAATGGTACTCAATTCATCTTAGCTCATGCTGTAAAAGTTGTTGAGAAATTAGCAAATGCTTTAGATACTGCCGATGTAATTGGAGCAATGTCATTAGAAGGTTTAATGGGTTCTTCAAGACCGTTTGAGCCAGAATTACATGCTATAAGACCTTACAAAGGTTCTCTATTAGTGGCGTCTAGATTACGTAATATGTTAGCCGGTTCAGAAATTTTGGCTTCTCATGTGGATTGTGATCGTGTTCAAGATCCTTATTCTTTACGCTGTATGCCACAAGTACATGGAGCATCAAGAAATGCATGGTTGCACCTTAAAGAATTGGTAGAAATAGAATTAAATTCTGTAACTGATAATCCAATTATTTTAAATGCTGATAATGCTATTTCTGGAGGTAACTTCCATGGTCAACCTTTGGCTATTCCTTTAGATTATGCTGGTGTTGCTGCTGCTGAACTAGGCAATATTGCAGATAGAAGAAACTACATGATGATTGAAGGTCGATTTGGTTTACCTAAATTATTAATGGCAAATGTTGGTTTAAATTCTGGGTTTATGATCCCTCAATATACATCTGCGGCATTAGTTACCGAAAATAAAACACTTTGTTTCCCTGCTTCTGCAGATTCTGTACCTACTTCATTGGGACAAGAAGACCATGTTTCTATGGGGTCAATTTCTGGTCGTAAAACATTGCAAATTATTAAGAATTTGGAGCAGATTCAGGCAGTTGAATTACTGTATGCTGCTCAAGCTTTAGATTTTAGAAGACCATTAAAGTCGTCTCCAATTATAGAAGCAACTCATGCTTATGTTAGAGAGCGTGTTTCTCATGCTGATGAAGATAGAGTTTTAGCTTATGATATTAAAGCAATGCATGATATTGTATCAAGTGGTGCTTTAGTGAAAATTGCTAATGAAGTTGCTGAAAAAGAGCAATTGGATTTAAATGGTGAATTCAAAGCTGAATTCGAGTACTAA
- the hutU gene encoding urocanate hydratase has protein sequence MEANTTAQQKFEAFLEKYAKHPHYIPPTGNELNAKSWQTEAPLRMFLNNLCDEVAEDPSNLVVYGGTGQAARDRESLEKIIKILLELDENHSLLVQSGKPVGVVRTHPEAPRVMIANSNLVPAWATWEHFQELKERGLMMYGQMTAGSWIYIGTQGILQGTYETFASCARQHFDGDLKGKLLVTAGMGGMGGAQPLAATMCGAAMLGIDVDPARIQKRIDTKYIDKMTHSYEEAIEWVMEAKENGEALSVGLVGDAGDVLERMIKDGITPDVLTDQTSAHDPVYGYIPNGMTLEEAAALRASDAVLYKEKSLKSMARHVQFMLDLEAKGAVTFDYGNNIREFAKQGGCENAYNFPGFTPAYIRPLFCEGKGPFRWAALSGDPQDIKVTDEALKEAFPENDHLIKWLEEADEKVAFQGLPSRICWLGMGEREKAGVIFNNLVKEGKLKAPIVIGRDHLDCGSVASPNRETESMLDGSDAVSDWPLLNLMSNATGGATWISFHHGGGVGIGFSQHAGMVVLADGTERAENCIKRVLHNDPAMGIFRHHDAGYDIATKVGEDHDLIIK, from the coding sequence ATGGAAGCGAATACAACTGCACAACAAAAATTTGAAGCGTTTTTAGAAAAATATGCAAAGCATCCTCATTATATTCCACCAACAGGGAATGAGTTAAATGCTAAATCTTGGCAAACGGAAGCACCACTTAGAATGTTCTTGAATAATCTATGTGATGAAGTAGCCGAAGATCCATCAAATTTAGTTGTTTATGGAGGAACAGGACAAGCAGCAAGAGATAGAGAATCATTAGAAAAAATCATCAAGATTTTATTAGAATTAGATGAAAATCATTCTTTATTGGTACAATCTGGAAAGCCTGTAGGAGTAGTTAGAACACATCCTGAGGCTCCTAGAGTAATGATTGCCAATTCAAATTTAGTCCCTGCTTGGGCTACTTGGGAGCACTTTCAAGAATTAAAAGAAAGAGGTTTAATGATGTACGGTCAGATGACTGCAGGTTCTTGGATTTATATTGGTACGCAAGGTATTCTTCAAGGGACTTATGAGACGTTTGCATCTTGTGCTCGCCAACATTTTGATGGAGATCTAAAAGGAAAATTATTAGTTACTGCTGGTATGGGCGGTATGGGTGGTGCACAACCTTTAGCTGCTACTATGTGTGGTGCAGCAATGTTAGGAATTGATGTTGACCCAGCACGTATTCAAAAGCGTATCGATACTAAATATATTGATAAAATGACGCACTCGTATGAAGAAGCAATCGAGTGGGTTATGGAAGCAAAAGAGAATGGAGAAGCTTTATCTGTTGGACTTGTAGGAGATGCAGGAGACGTTTTAGAACGTATGATTAAAGATGGTATTACACCAGATGTATTAACTGACCAAACCTCTGCTCATGACCCTGTTTATGGTTATATTCCAAATGGAATGACATTAGAAGAAGCTGCTGCTTTAAGAGCTTCTGATGCTGTTTTATACAAAGAGAAGTCTTTAAAATCGATGGCTAGACACGTGCAGTTTATGTTAGATTTAGAGGCAAAAGGTGCAGTTACTTTCGATTACGGTAACAATATTAGAGAGTTTGCTAAACAAGGTGGTTGTGAGAATGCTTATAACTTCCCTGGTTTTACACCGGCATATATTCGTCCATTATTCTGTGAGGGGAAAGGTCCTTTTAGATGGGCAGCATTGTCTGGAGATCCTCAAGATATTAAAGTGACAGATGAAGCTTTAAAAGAGGCTTTTCCAGAAAATGATCATTTAATTAAGTGGTTAGAAGAAGCAGATGAAAAAGTAGCATTTCAAGGTTTGCCATCAAGAATTTGTTGGTTAGGAATGGGCGAAAGAGAAAAAGCAGGTGTGATTTTTAATAACCTTGTAAAAGAAGGAAAGTTAAAAGCGCCAATTGTAATTGGTAGAGATCACCTAGATTGTGGTTCTGTAGCTTCTCCAAACCGAGAAACGGAATCTATGTTAGACGGTTCTGATGCAGTTTCTGATTGGCCATTATTAAACTTAATGTCAAATGCTACTGGTGGAGCAACATGGATTTCTTTCCATCATGGAGGAGGAGTTGGTATTGGTTTCTCTCAGCATGCAGGTATGGTAGTTTTGGCTGATGGTACAGAAAGAGCTGAAAATTGTATCAAAAGAGTATTACATAATGATCCAGCAATGGGTATTTTCCGTCACCATGATGCAGGTTATGATATTGCGACTAAAGTTGGAGAAGATCATGATCTAATCATCAAATAA
- a CDS encoding response regulator transcription factor: MKTKILLVDDHSVIRHGIRSYFKGLDDFEVIAEADCGERAFNALNAMDVDLIFMDISMKGMDGISATGKIKELFPDIKIIALSMMMDSEYIKNMIDAGADGYLFKDCTEEEIQKAARAVVAGDSYYCSSATKNIIKGYKDDQEKMASSIDPNFTLTAREKEVLRLIIDQQSNKEISEKLFISLRTVDAHKRNLLDKTGQRNVAGLVMYAIKNKVFKDLKL, from the coding sequence ATGAAAACTAAAATTTTACTCGTTGATGATCATAGTGTGATACGACATGGTATTAGATCTTATTTTAAAGGATTAGATGACTTTGAAGTAATTGCTGAAGCTGACTGCGGTGAACGTGCTTTTAATGCTTTAAATGCCATGGATGTTGACCTAATTTTTATGGATATAAGCATGAAAGGTATGGACGGTATAAGTGCAACTGGTAAAATTAAAGAACTTTTTCCTGATATAAAGATTATTGCGTTAAGCATGATGATGGATAGTGAATACATCAAGAATATGATTGATGCAGGAGCCGATGGATATCTATTTAAAGACTGTACAGAAGAAGAAATTCAGAAAGCGGCTAGAGCTGTTGTTGCTGGTGATAGTTATTATTGCTCATCCGCAACTAAAAATATTATTAAAGGTTATAAAGATGATCAAGAAAAAATGGCTTCATCTATTGACCCCAATTTTACGCTTACTGCAAGGGAGAAAGAAGTCTTAAGATTAATAATAGATCAGCAATCAAATAAAGAGATTTCAGAAAAGTTATTTATATCTCTTAGGACTGTAGACGCTCATAAAAGAAATTTATTGGATAAAACAGGACAAAGAAATGTAGCTGGTTTAGTAATGTATGCTATCAAAAATAAGGTTTTTAAAGACCTAAAGTTATAA
- a CDS encoding sensor histidine kinase, whose translation MTPKSKKRIKDQPAAKNYNEIIFNNILFVAETDAIGKITYCNEMFAQEALHNSIHNYYDCTILDHITPKALLGDCQKWIGQLIHKKTHIEHAIHLSKVDNRYIWISMPTFQNDSSDKIEKIINLKEELSKLQIKEKKLQALLQEISINELFDQKIISKQKDPSLLSELPLNNAYNTSNAQAILANEERHRLSFEASKEGIWDWNHVSRKVHYSRQFFKMLGYETKENEGDITTLINLIWEEDRPTAILTLQRDIHIKDGFNMMFRMISANSTPVWVLLKAAVQKDINGKVTRVIGKHSDITFFKNQSDNIQKAVLKTEDKERERFAKEIHDGMGQTLTASLYQLDEAIKLIKKLDTGEKEMLVGIREQLRDAIKESRNIAHNIMPTAIEKTGYCGSIEKIANYYKDISDKELHFFHKIDQNSLSLSKQLILLRVSQESIHNAFKHGKAKNVSISINQNLDLITLMIEDDGIGFDVEKVKATQKKGIGLHSMQERVESIDGSLFIESSAKFGTCIIIELPVFKN comes from the coding sequence ATGACTCCAAAATCTAAAAAAAGGATAAAGGATCAACCAGCAGCAAAAAATTATAACGAAATCATCTTTAATAACATTCTATTCGTTGCAGAAACAGACGCTATTGGTAAGATCACTTATTGTAATGAAATGTTTGCTCAGGAAGCATTACATAATTCAATTCATAACTATTATGACTGTACAATCCTAGATCACATTACACCAAAAGCTTTGCTGGGTGATTGTCAGAAATGGATTGGGCAATTAATACATAAGAAAACCCATATAGAACACGCTATCCATCTAAGTAAGGTAGATAACAGATATATATGGATTTCTATGCCTACTTTTCAAAATGATTCATCAGATAAAATAGAAAAAATAATTAATCTGAAAGAGGAATTATCTAAGCTTCAGATTAAAGAGAAGAAGTTACAAGCCCTTCTACAAGAAATTTCTATAAATGAGTTATTCGATCAAAAAATAATATCAAAACAAAAAGACCCGTCTCTACTTTCGGAACTCCCTTTAAATAACGCTTATAACACTTCAAATGCACAAGCTATTTTGGCAAATGAAGAAAGACACCGATTATCTTTTGAGGCTTCTAAAGAAGGTATTTGGGATTGGAACCATGTATCTAGAAAAGTACATTATTCTAGACAGTTCTTTAAAATGTTAGGTTACGAAACCAAAGAAAACGAAGGTGATATCACAACCCTTATTAATCTTATCTGGGAAGAAGATAGACCTACTGCAATACTTACCTTACAAAGAGATATTCATATTAAGGATGGTTTTAACATGATGTTTCGAATGATATCTGCTAACTCCACCCCTGTTTGGGTATTATTAAAAGCTGCTGTTCAAAAAGATATTAACGGTAAAGTAACACGGGTAATTGGTAAACATTCTGATATTACTTTTTTTAAGAATCAATCTGATAACATCCAAAAAGCGGTATTAAAAACAGAAGATAAAGAAAGAGAACGGTTTGCAAAAGAAATTCATGATGGTATGGGGCAAACGTTAACGGCATCACTCTACCAGCTTGATGAGGCTATTAAATTAATCAAAAAGCTTGATACGGGAGAGAAAGAAATGTTGGTTGGCATAAGAGAGCAACTTAGAGATGCGATCAAAGAAAGTCGAAATATCGCACATAACATCATGCCTACAGCCATTGAAAAGACCGGTTATTGCGGTTCTATTGAAAAAATAGCAAATTATTACAAGGATATATCAGATAAAGAATTACACTTTTTCCATAAAATTGATCAAAATAGTCTCTCTCTTTCTAAACAACTTATTCTTTTAAGAGTTTCTCAAGAGTCTATTCATAATGCTTTCAAACATGGTAAAGCAAAGAATGTTTCTATATCGATAAACCAAAACCTTGACCTCATCACATTGATGATAGAGGATGACGGAATTGGATTCGATGTTGAAAAAGTGAAAGCTACTCAAAAGAAAGGAATTGGCTTACATAGTATGCAAGAAAGAGTAGAATCTATTGATGGAAGTCTTTTTATAGAATCGTCTGCCAAGTTTGGAACCTGTATTATTATAGAACTACCTGTGTTTAAAAATTAA
- a CDS encoding MFS transporter, producing MNETIENSVVKDTQTKQKNHTGPFLIMVGLMFVVGFLTVVNQQFQAPLQEAFLSKSGDLKNTLATFITFAFFMGYPSMGNIASKWVDNSGHKTTLIRGLIMLIAALGIEVLSAQFAGLPSVTLMGGEVPQAFFIFLLGSYVLGCSMAVLQTVINPFIAVCEVPGTSSVTRLSIAGTINSIGTTVAPFFVAGIIFGGAAPQVAQILLPLSILMIVVAVVAGVLKNIELPNPMASDSGEEIDPATLTKSIWSFKHLALGVVAIFVYVGAEVAVGSNIVMHAKQIGIDKETYALMATLYWGSMLVGRLCGSFLSKIPGHTQLLVTSAVALVLVLAAMFTQQLWLLVGVGLMHSIMWGAIFSLAIDKLGPYTSKGSGALMIGVAGGAILPWVQGVTADAIGGWDMTWIIVALCEAFLLFYAVSGYKHDLD from the coding sequence ATGAATGAAACTATAGAAAACTCGGTTGTGAAAGACACACAAACAAAACAAAAAAATCATACTGGACCATTCTTAATAATGGTAGGTTTGATGTTCGTTGTTGGATTCCTTACAGTAGTGAACCAACAATTCCAAGCACCTTTACAAGAAGCATTCTTAAGTAAATCAGGTGATCTTAAAAACACTCTTGCTACGTTTATTACGTTTGCATTCTTTATGGGTTATCCATCAATGGGTAATATCGCATCTAAATGGGTTGATAACTCTGGTCATAAAACGACATTAATTAGAGGTTTGATAATGCTAATTGCAGCATTAGGAATTGAGGTATTATCAGCACAATTCGCAGGTTTACCATCTGTAACTTTAATGGGTGGAGAAGTGCCACAAGCCTTCTTTATTTTCTTATTAGGTTCTTATGTTTTAGGTTGTTCAATGGCTGTATTACAAACTGTAATTAATCCATTTATTGCAGTATGTGAAGTACCAGGTACAAGTTCTGTTACTCGTTTAAGTATTGCAGGTACAATTAACTCAATTGGTACTACAGTAGCTCCTTTCTTCGTAGCAGGTATCATTTTTGGTGGTGCAGCTCCTCAAGTAGCTCAAATTTTATTACCATTATCTATCTTAATGATTGTTGTTGCAGTAGTTGCAGGTGTTTTAAAGAACATCGAACTTCCTAACCCAATGGCAAGTGATTCTGGCGAAGAAATAGATCCAGCAACTCTAACTAAATCAATTTGGAGTTTTAAGCACTTAGCTTTAGGTGTTGTTGCAATTTTTGTTTACGTAGGTGCTGAAGTAGCAGTAGGTTCAAACATTGTAATGCATGCAAAACAAATTGGTATCGACAAAGAAACGTATGCTTTAATGGCAACTTTATATTGGGGTTCAATGTTAGTTGGTCGTTTATGCGGATCATTCTTATCTAAAATTCCTGGTCACACTCAATTACTTGTAACTTCTGCAGTAGCATTGGTATTAGTATTAGCCGCTATGTTTACACAACAGTTATGGTTATTAGTAGGTGTTGGTTTAATGCACTCAATTATGTGGGGAGCAATTTTCTCTTTAGCAATTGATAAATTAGGTCCTTATACTTCTAAAGGTTCTGGAGCTTTAATGATTGGTGTTGCCGGTGGTGCAATTTTACCATGGGTTCAAGGTGTAACTGCTGATGCTATCGGTGGATGGGACATGACTTGGATTATTGTTGCATTATGTGAGGCATTCTTATTATTCTACGCAGTTAGCGGATATAAGCATGATTTAGACTAA
- a CDS encoding MarR family winged helix-turn-helix transcriptional regulator — MDFYQSAGTLVLGSRLKRLGEKFLAEVSKVYASQQIDFDPSWFPIFYLLDKNKRMSLREISDTVTVSHSAVSQLTTALIKKGLLEVQKDESDGRIKLMLLTKEGEKLVESSKPIWKAIQQSMLEITEETDLLSELTSLEKSLQEKTLSERVLDKI; from the coding sequence ATGGACTTTTATCAATCAGCAGGAACATTAGTTTTAGGAAGTAGATTAAAAAGACTTGGAGAGAAATTCTTAGCAGAAGTATCTAAAGTTTATGCTTCTCAACAAATAGATTTTGATCCATCTTGGTTCCCAATTTTCTATTTATTAGATAAAAATAAACGAATGTCCTTAAGGGAAATTTCAGATACTGTTACTGTAAGCCATTCTGCAGTTAGTCAGTTGACTACAGCATTAATTAAGAAGGGTTTATTAGAGGTTCAAAAGGATGAATCAGATGGTAGAATAAAGTTGATGCTTTTGACTAAAGAAGGGGAGAAACTCGTTGAAAGTTCAAAGCCAATTTGGAAGGCCATTCAACAGTCAATGTTAGAAATAACAGAAGAAACGGACTTATTGAGTGAGCTCACTTCATTAGAAAAATCATTACAAGAAAAAACACTTTCAGAACGTGTTTTAGATAAGATATAA